One part of the Flavobacterium johnsoniae UW101 genome encodes these proteins:
- a CDS encoding helicase HerA-like domain-containing protein, with translation MNKKDNFIQDINNGYSAKGDSITLGGAILDGEAVAEAHVKIPLKTLNRHGLIAGATGTGKTKTIQVFSEQLSNAGIPVLMMDIKGDFSGIAKEGKEEGFITERHAKINLPYSVSAFPVELMSLSKQNGVRLRATVSEFGPVLFSRILDLNDTQAGVVAVIFKYCDDKQMPLLDLKDIKKVINYITEEGKEEIAASYGKISTATTGTILRKIIELEQQGGDLFFGELSFETDDLMRIDENGKGYVNIIRLTDIQDKPKLFSTFMLSLLAEIYQKMPEKGDAEQPELVIFIDEAHLIFNEASKVLLEQIETIVKLIRSKGVGIYFVTQNPMDVPSGVLAQLGLKIQHALRAFTANDRQAIKKTADNYPTSQYYKTDELLTSLGIGEALVTALNEKGIPTPLVATMMRAPQSRMDILTPSEIDEINNKSKLVKKYVEEIDRESAFEILNKKIADANEAAAQREEQAPAKSSKAGPSTTEVVTKSVLKVVTSATFIRGVFGVLTKIFKK, from the coding sequence ATGAATAAAAAGGACAATTTCATTCAAGACATTAATAATGGATATTCTGCCAAAGGCGACTCTATAACGCTTGGCGGTGCAATTTTAGATGGAGAAGCTGTAGCTGAAGCACATGTAAAAATACCTCTAAAAACATTAAATCGTCATGGTCTTATAGCGGGCGCGACCGGAACTGGAAAAACCAAAACAATTCAGGTTTTTTCTGAACAGTTGTCGAATGCAGGAATTCCTGTTTTAATGATGGATATAAAAGGTGATTTCAGCGGTATTGCAAAAGAAGGAAAAGAAGAAGGTTTTATTACAGAACGCCACGCCAAAATAAACCTTCCTTATAGTGTATCTGCATTTCCGGTTGAATTAATGTCATTATCCAAACAAAACGGAGTTCGCCTGCGAGCGACGGTTTCTGAGTTTGGTCCGGTTTTATTTTCAAGAATTTTAGATTTAAACGATACTCAGGCAGGAGTCGTTGCTGTTATTTTTAAATATTGTGACGATAAGCAGATGCCTTTATTAGATTTAAAAGACATCAAAAAAGTCATTAATTATATTACTGAAGAAGGGAAAGAAGAAATTGCGGCTAGTTATGGCAAAATATCAACTGCCACTACGGGAACAATTCTAAGAAAGATTATTGAATTAGAACAACAGGGCGGTGATTTGTTTTTTGGCGAATTGTCTTTTGAAACCGATGATTTAATGAGAATCGACGAGAATGGTAAAGGTTATGTAAATATCATCCGCTTGACGGATATTCAGGACAAACCAAAATTGTTCTCAACTTTTATGTTAAGTCTTTTAGCAGAGATTTATCAAAAAATGCCTGAAAAGGGTGATGCTGAACAGCCGGAATTGGTAATCTTTATAGATGAAGCACATTTAATATTTAATGAAGCCAGTAAAGTACTATTGGAACAAATTGAAACGATTGTAAAATTAATTCGTTCGAAAGGTGTTGGTATTTATTTTGTAACTCAAAATCCAATGGATGTACCGAGCGGTGTTTTGGCTCAATTAGGATTAAAGATTCAGCATGCACTTAGAGCTTTTACTGCAAATGACAGACAGGCAATTAAAAAAACAGCTGACAATTACCCAACTTCTCAATATTATAAAACAGATGAACTGCTTACCAGTTTAGGAATTGGAGAAGCATTAGTTACAGCACTAAACGAAAAAGGAATTCCTACCCCGCTTGTTGCTACGATGATGCGTGCGCCGCAAAGTCGAATGGATATTTTAACTCCTTCAGAAATCGATGAAATAAACAACAAATCGAAGCTGGTAAAAAAATATGTTGAAGAAATTGACCGAGAAAGTGCTTTTGAAATCCTAAATAAAAAAATAGCTGATGCTAATGAAGCGGCTGCGCAAAGAGAAGAACAAGCGCCGGCAAAATCTTCAAAAGCTGGACCAAGTACTACAGAAGTCGTTACCAAATCTGTTTTAAAAGTTGTAACAAGCGCTACCTTTATAAGAGGCGTTTTTGGGGTTTTAACGAAAATCTTTAAAAAATAA